In Sphingobium sp. B2D3C, a genomic segment contains:
- a CDS encoding CopD family protein, which translates to MGTRVTAWIPLIKGLHIAAILLWAAGLIALPLLLAQHERGQGQQAYQRIRRFSHYGYTHLLTPAAVVAVSAGTALLFLREVFVPWMFAKLLFVGLLVGLHAWIGNLVVRMGEHGNQRQPSPILPLVLLALLLCAAIFAIVLSKPSIDLTMPDWLTTPRGRQLPVDEVPI; encoded by the coding sequence GTGGGCACCCGCGTGACAGCATGGATTCCGCTCATCAAGGGATTGCACATCGCCGCGATCCTGTTGTGGGCCGCCGGCCTGATCGCCTTGCCGCTGCTGTTGGCGCAGCATGAGCGCGGGCAGGGCCAGCAGGCTTATCAGCGCATCCGCCGGTTCTCCCATTATGGCTATACGCATTTGCTGACGCCGGCTGCGGTGGTCGCGGTTTCGGCCGGCACGGCGCTGCTGTTCCTGCGCGAAGTGTTCGTGCCGTGGATGTTCGCCAAGCTGCTGTTCGTTGGGCTGCTGGTCGGGCTGCACGCCTGGATTGGTAATCTGGTCGTGCGGATGGGCGAGCATGGCAATCAGCGCCAGCCCTCGCCGATCCTGCCGCTCGTGCTGCTCGCCCTCCTTCTGTGCGCGGCGATCTTTGCGATCGTACTAAGCAAGCCCTCCATCGACTTGACCATGCCGGACTGGCTGACGACGCCGCGCGGCCGTCAATTGCCGGTCGACGAGGTGCCGATTTGA